A window of the Plutella xylostella chromosome 11, ilPluXylo3.1, whole genome shotgun sequence genome harbors these coding sequences:
- the LOC119692148 gene encoding zinc finger protein 737-like isoform X2: MSNTVSEWTDGRWSRRVETTYRCTKPHNKMEDGMDIEEHDLLNDPTVRSVFPDLAILKQEIIDFDTSEESFTTPEVPKRYENENQLHNLMVYSRDHPTECSTQDLDVKPDHLCTDMYDTITVKRNSLTEFHEIETEIKKESENVVPNELPFYRNRIILGKIQVDESDEELEIDAPGDSNNVVNNKTNNDQDLAVSIYTDEDRSMRITKQYFEMEKCLGAKIILTNCYTTLLNHNCYCAQCAVLFPTTEAYSQHYTSTHTETTHSTKASASLVTRKQIIYSHVKEFVCDTCKKIFTRKRILIRHMLIHTDDKQFEFDIYKKTFNHLRNVKIHKLLHTGEKPFQCDICTKSFYLRHHLKRHKLVHTGEKAFQCDICTKPFNQISQLKRHKSVHTGKKPLECDICMKRFRHSCNLKSHKLVHTGEKPLECDICMKRFSHSYNLKSHKLVHTGEKPLECDICMKRFRNSYNLKSHKLVHTGEKPLECDICMKRFRHSYNLKSHKLVHTGEKPLECDICMKRFRNSYNLKSHKLVHTGEKPLECDICMKRFRHSSNLKSHKLVHTGEKPLECDICMKRFRNSYNLKSHKLVHTGEKPLECDICMKRFRHSPNLKRHMLLHTAAQPYDSDASEKM, from the exons ATGAGTAATACTGTTAGTGAGTGGACTGATGGTCGGTGGAGCAgaagagtggagaccacgtaccg TTGTACGAAACCACACAATAAGATGGAGGATGGCATGGACATAGAGGAACATGATCTGTTGAACGACCCTACTGTGAGGAGTGTGTTTCCAGATCTTGCCATTCTCAAACaagaaattattgattttgatACAAGTGAAG AATCCTTTACAACGCCGGAAGTACCAAAGAgatatgaaaacgaaaatcaACTACACAATTTAATGGTCTACAGTAGGGATCATCCTACCGAGTGCTCCACTCAAGACCTGGATGTGAAACCTGACCACCTGTGTACTGACATGTATGACACAATAACTGTCAAGCGCAACAGTTTGACAGAATTTCATGAaattgaaactgaaatcaagaAGGAATCAGAGAATGTTGTACCAAATGAATTGCCATTTTACAGGAACAGGATTATACTTGGCAAGATACAAGTAGATGAGTCTGACGAAGAACTAGAAATTGATGCACCAGGTGACTCTAATAATGTTgttaacaacaaaacaaacaatgatCAAGATTTGGCAGTGTCAATATACACTGATGAAGATAGAAGCATGAGGATAACTAAACAGTATTTTGAAATGGAAAAATGTTTGGGAGCGAAAATTATTCTAACAAACTGTTATACAACTCTATTGAACCATAACTGttactgtgctcagtgtgcAGTGTTGTTCCCCACCACTGAAGCGTATAGTCAACATTACACGAGCACACACACCGAGACCACTCACTCAACTAAAGCCTCGGCTTCTCTTGTGACacgtaaacaaataatttactCTCATGTGAAGGAATTTGTGTGTGACACCTGCAAGAAGATATTCACTAGGAAAAGGATATTGATACGGCATATGTTAATTCACACTGACGACAAGCAATTCGAGTTTGACATTTACAAGAAAACATTTAACCACCTAAGAAATGTGAAGATACACAAGTTActtcacactggcgaaaagccattccagtgtgacatttgcacgaAATCATTCTACCTAAGACATCATTTGAAGCGCCACAAGTTAgttcacactggcgaaaaggcgttccagtgtgacatttgcacgaAACCATTCAACCAAATAAGTCAGTTGAAGAGACACAAGTCAGTTCACACTGGCAAAAAGCCATTagagtgtgacatttgcatgAAAAGATTTAGACATAGTTGTAATTTGAAAAGCCACAAGTTAgttcacactggcgaaaagccattagagtgtgacatttgcatgAAAAGATTTAGCCATAGTTATAATTTGAAGAGCCACAAGTTAgttcacactggcgaaaagccattagagtgtgacatttgcatgAAAAGATTTAGAAATAGTTATAATTTGAAGAGCCACAAGTTAgttcacactggcgaaaagccattagagtgtgacatttgcatgAAAAGATTTAGACATAGTTATAATTTGAAGAGCCACAAGTTAgttcacactggcgaaaagccattagagtgtgacatttgcatgAAAAGATTTAGAAATAGTTATAATTTGAAGAGCCACAAGTTAgttcacactggcgaaaagccattagagtgtgacatttgcatgAAACGATTTAGACATAGTTCTAATTTGAAGAGCCACAAGTTAgttcacactggcgaaaagccattagagtgtgacatttgcatgAAAAGATTTAGAAATAGTTATAATTTGAAGAGCCACAAGTTAgttcacactggcgaaaagccattagagtgtgacatttgcatgAAAAGATTTAGACATAGTCCTAATTTGAAGAGGCACATGTTACTTCACACTGCAGCACAGCCATATGATTCTGATGCGTCAGAAAAAATGTGA
- the LOC119692148 gene encoding zinc finger protein 737-like isoform X1 yields MSNTVSEWTDGRWSRRVETTYRCTKPHNKMEDGMDIEEHDLLNDPTVRSVFPDLAILKQEIIDFDTSEGVAPESFTTPEVPKRYENENQLHNLMVYSRDHPTECSTQDLDVKPDHLCTDMYDTITVKRNSLTEFHEIETEIKKESENVVPNELPFYRNRIILGKIQVDESDEELEIDAPGDSNNVVNNKTNNDQDLAVSIYTDEDRSMRITKQYFEMEKCLGAKIILTNCYTTLLNHNCYCAQCAVLFPTTEAYSQHYTSTHTETTHSTKASASLVTRKQIIYSHVKEFVCDTCKKIFTRKRILIRHMLIHTDDKQFEFDIYKKTFNHLRNVKIHKLLHTGEKPFQCDICTKSFYLRHHLKRHKLVHTGEKAFQCDICTKPFNQISQLKRHKSVHTGKKPLECDICMKRFRHSCNLKSHKLVHTGEKPLECDICMKRFSHSYNLKSHKLVHTGEKPLECDICMKRFRNSYNLKSHKLVHTGEKPLECDICMKRFRHSYNLKSHKLVHTGEKPLECDICMKRFRNSYNLKSHKLVHTGEKPLECDICMKRFRHSSNLKSHKLVHTGEKPLECDICMKRFRNSYNLKSHKLVHTGEKPLECDICMKRFRHSPNLKRHMLLHTAAQPYDSDASEKM; encoded by the exons ATGAGTAATACTGTTAGTGAGTGGACTGATGGTCGGTGGAGCAgaagagtggagaccacgtaccg TTGTACGAAACCACACAATAAGATGGAGGATGGCATGGACATAGAGGAACATGATCTGTTGAACGACCCTACTGTGAGGAGTGTGTTTCCAGATCTTGCCATTCTCAAACaagaaattattgattttgatACAAGTGAAGGTGTAGCACCAG AATCCTTTACAACGCCGGAAGTACCAAAGAgatatgaaaacgaaaatcaACTACACAATTTAATGGTCTACAGTAGGGATCATCCTACCGAGTGCTCCACTCAAGACCTGGATGTGAAACCTGACCACCTGTGTACTGACATGTATGACACAATAACTGTCAAGCGCAACAGTTTGACAGAATTTCATGAaattgaaactgaaatcaagaAGGAATCAGAGAATGTTGTACCAAATGAATTGCCATTTTACAGGAACAGGATTATACTTGGCAAGATACAAGTAGATGAGTCTGACGAAGAACTAGAAATTGATGCACCAGGTGACTCTAATAATGTTgttaacaacaaaacaaacaatgatCAAGATTTGGCAGTGTCAATATACACTGATGAAGATAGAAGCATGAGGATAACTAAACAGTATTTTGAAATGGAAAAATGTTTGGGAGCGAAAATTATTCTAACAAACTGTTATACAACTCTATTGAACCATAACTGttactgtgctcagtgtgcAGTGTTGTTCCCCACCACTGAAGCGTATAGTCAACATTACACGAGCACACACACCGAGACCACTCACTCAACTAAAGCCTCGGCTTCTCTTGTGACacgtaaacaaataatttactCTCATGTGAAGGAATTTGTGTGTGACACCTGCAAGAAGATATTCACTAGGAAAAGGATATTGATACGGCATATGTTAATTCACACTGACGACAAGCAATTCGAGTTTGACATTTACAAGAAAACATTTAACCACCTAAGAAATGTGAAGATACACAAGTTActtcacactggcgaaaagccattccagtgtgacatttgcacgaAATCATTCTACCTAAGACATCATTTGAAGCGCCACAAGTTAgttcacactggcgaaaaggcgttccagtgtgacatttgcacgaAACCATTCAACCAAATAAGTCAGTTGAAGAGACACAAGTCAGTTCACACTGGCAAAAAGCCATTagagtgtgacatttgcatgAAAAGATTTAGACATAGTTGTAATTTGAAAAGCCACAAGTTAgttcacactggcgaaaagccattagagtgtgacatttgcatgAAAAGATTTAGCCATAGTTATAATTTGAAGAGCCACAAGTTAgttcacactggcgaaaagccattagagtgtgacatttgcatgAAAAGATTTAGAAATAGTTATAATTTGAAGAGCCACAAGTTAgttcacactggcgaaaagccattagagtgtgacatttgcatgAAAAGATTTAGACATAGTTATAATTTGAAGAGCCACAAGTTAgttcacactggcgaaaagccattagagtgtgacatttgcatgAAAAGATTTAGAAATAGTTATAATTTGAAGAGCCACAAGTTAgttcacactggcgaaaagccattagagtgtgacatttgcatgAAACGATTTAGACATAGTTCTAATTTGAAGAGCCACAAGTTAgttcacactggcgaaaagccattagagtgtgacatttgcatgAAAAGATTTAGAAATAGTTATAATTTGAAGAGCCACAAGTTAgttcacactggcgaaaagccattagagtgtgacatttgcatgAAAAGATTTAGACATAGTCCTAATTTGAAGAGGCACATGTTACTTCACACTGCAGCACAGCCATATGATTCTGATGCGTCAGAAAAAATGTGA
- the LOC119692148 gene encoding zinc finger protein 737-like isoform X4: MEDGMDIEEHDLLNDPTVRSVFPDLAILKQEIIDFDTSEGVAPESFTTPEVPKRYENENQLHNLMVYSRDHPTECSTQDLDVKPDHLCTDMYDTITVKRNSLTEFHEIETEIKKESENVVPNELPFYRNRIILGKIQVDESDEELEIDAPGDSNNVVNNKTNNDQDLAVSIYTDEDRSMRITKQYFEMEKCLGAKIILTNCYTTLLNHNCYCAQCAVLFPTTEAYSQHYTSTHTETTHSTKASASLVTRKQIIYSHVKEFVCDTCKKIFTRKRILIRHMLIHTDDKQFEFDIYKKTFNHLRNVKIHKLLHTGEKPFQCDICTKSFYLRHHLKRHKLVHTGEKAFQCDICTKPFNQISQLKRHKSVHTGKKPLECDICMKRFRHSCNLKSHKLVHTGEKPLECDICMKRFSHSYNLKSHKLVHTGEKPLECDICMKRFRNSYNLKSHKLVHTGEKPLECDICMKRFRHSYNLKSHKLVHTGEKPLECDICMKRFRNSYNLKSHKLVHTGEKPLECDICMKRFRHSSNLKSHKLVHTGEKPLECDICMKRFRNSYNLKSHKLVHTGEKPLECDICMKRFRHSPNLKRHMLLHTAAQPYDSDASEKM; the protein is encoded by the exons ATGGAGGATGGCATGGACATAGAGGAACATGATCTGTTGAACGACCCTACTGTGAGGAGTGTGTTTCCAGATCTTGCCATTCTCAAACaagaaattattgattttgatACAAGTGAAGGTGTAGCACCAG AATCCTTTACAACGCCGGAAGTACCAAAGAgatatgaaaacgaaaatcaACTACACAATTTAATGGTCTACAGTAGGGATCATCCTACCGAGTGCTCCACTCAAGACCTGGATGTGAAACCTGACCACCTGTGTACTGACATGTATGACACAATAACTGTCAAGCGCAACAGTTTGACAGAATTTCATGAaattgaaactgaaatcaagaAGGAATCAGAGAATGTTGTACCAAATGAATTGCCATTTTACAGGAACAGGATTATACTTGGCAAGATACAAGTAGATGAGTCTGACGAAGAACTAGAAATTGATGCACCAGGTGACTCTAATAATGTTgttaacaacaaaacaaacaatgatCAAGATTTGGCAGTGTCAATATACACTGATGAAGATAGAAGCATGAGGATAACTAAACAGTATTTTGAAATGGAAAAATGTTTGGGAGCGAAAATTATTCTAACAAACTGTTATACAACTCTATTGAACCATAACTGttactgtgctcagtgtgcAGTGTTGTTCCCCACCACTGAAGCGTATAGTCAACATTACACGAGCACACACACCGAGACCACTCACTCAACTAAAGCCTCGGCTTCTCTTGTGACacgtaaacaaataatttactCTCATGTGAAGGAATTTGTGTGTGACACCTGCAAGAAGATATTCACTAGGAAAAGGATATTGATACGGCATATGTTAATTCACACTGACGACAAGCAATTCGAGTTTGACATTTACAAGAAAACATTTAACCACCTAAGAAATGTGAAGATACACAAGTTActtcacactggcgaaaagccattccagtgtgacatttgcacgaAATCATTCTACCTAAGACATCATTTGAAGCGCCACAAGTTAgttcacactggcgaaaaggcgttccagtgtgacatttgcacgaAACCATTCAACCAAATAAGTCAGTTGAAGAGACACAAGTCAGTTCACACTGGCAAAAAGCCATTagagtgtgacatttgcatgAAAAGATTTAGACATAGTTGTAATTTGAAAAGCCACAAGTTAgttcacactggcgaaaagccattagagtgtgacatttgcatgAAAAGATTTAGCCATAGTTATAATTTGAAGAGCCACAAGTTAgttcacactggcgaaaagccattagagtgtgacatttgcatgAAAAGATTTAGAAATAGTTATAATTTGAAGAGCCACAAGTTAgttcacactggcgaaaagccattagagtgtgacatttgcatgAAAAGATTTAGACATAGTTATAATTTGAAGAGCCACAAGTTAgttcacactggcgaaaagccattagagtgtgacatttgcatgAAAAGATTTAGAAATAGTTATAATTTGAAGAGCCACAAGTTAgttcacactggcgaaaagccattagagtgtgacatttgcatgAAACGATTTAGACATAGTTCTAATTTGAAGAGCCACAAGTTAgttcacactggcgaaaagccattagagtgtgacatttgcatgAAAAGATTTAGAAATAGTTATAATTTGAAGAGCCACAAGTTAgttcacactggcgaaaagccattagagtgtgacatttgcatgAAAAGATTTAGACATAGTCCTAATTTGAAGAGGCACATGTTACTTCACACTGCAGCACAGCCATATGATTCTGATGCGTCAGAAAAAATGTGA
- the LOC119692148 gene encoding zinc finger protein 737-like isoform X3, with translation MEDGMDIDEHDLLNNPTVRSVFPDLAVLKQEIIDFDTSEGVAPESFTTPEVPKRYENENQLHNLMVYSRDHPTECSTQDLDVKPDHLCTDMYDTITVKRNSLTEFHEIETEIKKESENVVPNELPFYRNRIILGKIQVDESDEELEIDAPGDSNNVVNNKTNNDQDLAVSIYTDEDRSMRITKQYFEMEKCLGAKIILTNCYTTLLNHNCYCAQCAVLFPTTEAYSQHYTSTHTETTHSTKASASLVTRKQIIYSHVKEFVCDTCKKIFTRKRILIRHMLIHTDDKQFEFDIYKKTFNHLRNVKIHKLLHTGEKPFQCDICTKSFYLRHHLKRHKLVHTGEKAFQCDICTKPFNQISQLKRHKSVHTGKKPLECDICMKRFRHSCNLKSHKLVHTGEKPLECDICMKRFSHSYNLKSHKLVHTGEKPLECDICMKRFRNSYNLKSHKLVHTGEKPLECDICMKRFRHSYNLKSHKLVHTGEKPLECDICMKRFRNSYNLKSHKLVHTGEKPLECDICMKRFRHSSNLKSHKLVHTGEKPLECDICMKRFRNSYNLKSHKLVHTGEKPLECDICMKRFRHSPNLKRHMLLHTAAQPYDSDASEKM, from the exons ATGGAGGATGGCATGGACATAGATGAACATGATCTGTTGAACAACCCTACTGTGAGGAGCGTGTTTCCAGACCTTGCCGTTCTCAAACaagaaattattgattttgatACAAGTGAAGGTGTAGCACCAG AATCCTTTACAACGCCGGAAGTACCAAAGAgatatgaaaacgaaaatcaACTACACAATTTAATGGTCTACAGTAGGGATCATCCTACCGAGTGCTCCACTCAAGACCTGGATGTGAAACCTGACCACCTGTGTACTGACATGTATGACACAATAACTGTCAAGCGCAACAGTTTGACAGAATTTCATGAaattgaaactgaaatcaagaAGGAATCAGAGAATGTTGTACCAAATGAATTGCCATTTTACAGGAACAGGATTATACTTGGCAAGATACAAGTAGATGAGTCTGACGAAGAACTAGAAATTGATGCACCAGGTGACTCTAATAATGTTgttaacaacaaaacaaacaatgatCAAGATTTGGCAGTGTCAATATACACTGATGAAGATAGAAGCATGAGGATAACTAAACAGTATTTTGAAATGGAAAAATGTTTGGGAGCGAAAATTATTCTAACAAACTGTTATACAACTCTATTGAACCATAACTGttactgtgctcagtgtgcAGTGTTGTTCCCCACCACTGAAGCGTATAGTCAACATTACACGAGCACACACACCGAGACCACTCACTCAACTAAAGCCTCGGCTTCTCTTGTGACacgtaaacaaataatttactCTCATGTGAAGGAATTTGTGTGTGACACCTGCAAGAAGATATTCACTAGGAAAAGGATATTGATACGGCATATGTTAATTCACACTGACGACAAGCAATTCGAGTTTGACATTTACAAGAAAACATTTAACCACCTAAGAAATGTGAAGATACACAAGTTActtcacactggcgaaaagccattccagtgtgacatttgcacgaAATCATTCTACCTAAGACATCATTTGAAGCGCCACAAGTTAgttcacactggcgaaaaggcgttccagtgtgacatttgcacgaAACCATTCAACCAAATAAGTCAGTTGAAGAGACACAAGTCAGTTCACACTGGCAAAAAGCCATTagagtgtgacatttgcatgAAAAGATTTAGACATAGTTGTAATTTGAAAAGCCACAAGTTAgttcacactggcgaaaagccattagagtgtgacatttgcatgAAAAGATTTAGCCATAGTTATAATTTGAAGAGCCACAAGTTAgttcacactggcgaaaagccattagagtgtgacatttgcatgAAAAGATTTAGAAATAGTTATAATTTGAAGAGCCACAAGTTAgttcacactggcgaaaagccattagagtgtgacatttgcatgAAAAGATTTAGACATAGTTATAATTTGAAGAGCCACAAGTTAgttcacactggcgaaaagccattagagtgtgacatttgcatgAAAAGATTTAGAAATAGTTATAATTTGAAGAGCCACAAGTTAgttcacactggcgaaaagccattagagtgtgacatttgcatgAAACGATTTAGACATAGTTCTAATTTGAAGAGCCACAAGTTAgttcacactggcgaaaagccattagagtgtgacatttgcatgAAAAGATTTAGAAATAGTTATAATTTGAAGAGCCACAAGTTAgttcacactggcgaaaagccattagagtgtgacatttgcatgAAAAGATTTAGACATAGTCCTAATTTGAAGAGGCACATGTTACTTCACACTGCAGCACAGCCATATGATTCTGATGCGTCAGAAAAAATGTGA
- the LOC125489145 gene encoding zinc finger protein 85-like — MDDTITVKRNSLTEFHEIETVIKKESENVVPNELPFYRNRIILGKIHVDESDEEREVDAPGDCNNVVNNKTNNDADLAVSIYTDVNRSMRITKQYYEMEKCMQAKINLTNCYTTLLNHNCYCAQCAVLFPTTEAYSEHYTSTHTETTHSTKASASLVKHKQIIYPREKAFVCDSCTKTFNKKSSLIEHMLIHTGDKQFESDICTKSFYRTCHLNSHKLVHTGEKPFKCYICMKTFRGRSHLKSHSLRHTGEKPFQCETCKKIIRNIWNLKQHKLTHTGEKPFQCETCKKIFRNIWNLKQHKLTHTGEKPFECDICTKTFNQLTNLKKHKLLHTGEMPFQCEICTKSFNHRSNHKRHMLTHTEAKSFQCETCKKNFKHVSDLKRHKLIHSGEKPFQCDICMKTFLRKGSLKRHIMLLHTATQAYDSEEMCRKKCKIRET; from the coding sequence ATGGATGACACAATAACGGTCAAGCGCAACAGTTTGACAGAATTTCATGAAATTGAAACTGTAATCAAGAAGGAATCAGAGAATGTTGTACCAAATGAATTGCCATTTTACAGAAACAGAATTATACTCGGCAAGATACATGTAGACGAGTCTGATGAAGAACGAGAAGTTGATGCACCAGGTGACTGTAATAATGTtgtaaacaacaaaacaaacaatgatGCAGATTTGGCAGTGTCAATATACACTGATGTAAATAGAAGCATGAGGATAACTAAACAGTATTATGAAATGGAAAAATGTATGCAAGCGAAAATTAATCTAACAAACTGTTATACAACTCTATTGAACCATAACTGttactgtgctcagtgtgcAGTGTTGTTCCCCACCACTGAAGCGTATAGTGAACATTACACGAGCACACATACCGAGACCACTCACTCAACTAAAGCCTCGGCTTCTCTTGTGAAACATAAACAAATCATATACCCACGTGAGAAAGCATTTGTGTGTGACTCCTGCACGAAaacattcaataaaaaaagtagCTTGATAGAGCACATGTTAATTCACACTGGCGACAAGCAATTCGAGAGTGACATTTGCACGAAATCATTCTACCGAACATGTCATTTGAACAGCCACAAGTTAgttcacactggcgaaaagccattcAAGTGTTACATTTGCATGAAAACATTTAGAGGAAGGAGTCATTTGAAGAGCCACAGCTTACGTCACACTGGTGAAAAGCCATTCCAGTGTGAAACTTGCAAGAAAATCATCAGAAATATATGGAATTTAAAACAACACAAGTTAACACACACTGGTGAAAAGCCATTCCAGTGTGAAACTTGCAAGAAAATCTTCAGAAATATATGGAATTTAAAACAACACAAGTTAAcacacactggcgaaaagccattcgagtgtgacatttgcacgaAAACATTTAACCAATTAACAAATTTGAAGAAACACAAGTTACTACACACTGGGGAAATGCCATTCCAGTGTGAAATTTGCACGAAATCATTTAACCATAGAAGTAATCATAAGAGGCATATGTTAACTCACACTGAAGCTAAATCATTCCAATGTGAAACTTGCaagaaaaactttaaacatgtATCGGATTTAAAACGACACAAGTTGAttcactctggcgaaaagccattccagtgtgacatttgcatgAAAACATTTCTCCGTAAAGGTAGTCTTAAGAGGCACATCATGTTACTTCATACTGCAACACAGGCATATGATTCTGAAGAAATGTGTCGGAAAAAATGTAAGATCCGGGAAACATGA
- the LOC125489143 gene encoding uncharacterized protein LOC125489143: MSSSPDILTDSSQETRKRPRDDEQSSTPKGKRVIVDPDLASASIQTIFTHPSLDATKVYDDSDPGPFIVHVTQESSSGSTAPAASSPLRAIKFGQFLYKNKISDITRDGVKMTGRNRVTVEFRSARAANEFIKHPALTANKFKAVIPTYHITRMGVARRVPVDLSMDEFVGSLDLPAGCGIVLKARRISRKVVNNGNTSYVPTQTIVITFRGQLLPEKIFSYRAAVEIERYTYPTIQCHACCRFGHMKASCRSKPRCYKCAQPHLGETCDADPPTCIYCSGSHASTSKNCPEQARQKSIKVIMSQDSISFAEADARLPKSRKSFAEVTASQPIGPPANKSYKKTVYTQRRPRSPLSPGYDRLAHQALISSPSSSLPNGSALNSITSITPNDNLLDNLLSLVVSLLAKFSDTIPPHVALKLKELTSFTQNGSEPDPGPPVECSEP; this comes from the coding sequence ATGTCTTCCTCACCTGATATACTTACGGACTCTTCCCAGGAGACGCGAAAGCGCCCTAGGGATGATGAACAAAGTTCAACACCAAAAGGTAAGCGTGTTATTGTCGACCCCGACTTAGCATCCGCAAGCATCCAAACCATATTCACGCACCCTAGTCTCGACGCCACCAAGGTGTACGACGACTCTGACCCCGGCCCATTCATCGTACATGTCACCCAGGAAAGCTCGTCGGGAAGTACAGCTCCAGCTGCTTCATCCCCGCTTAGGGCTATCAAGTTCGGTcaatttttgtacaaaaataaaatttccgaCATCACAAGGGATGGTGTCAAAATGACAGGCCGCAACAGGGTCACTGTAGAATTTAGGTCTGCGAGGGCAGCCAATGAATTTATCAAGCATCCTGCCCTGACTGCAAACAAATTTAAGGCTGTAATTCCAACCTACCACATCACCCGGATGGGTGTTGCTAGGCGAGTACCAGTTGATCTCTCCATGGATGAGTTTGTAGGTTCCTTGGACCTCCCGGCTGGCTGTGGTATTGTCCTAAAAGCCCGGAGAATTAGCCGAAAAGTAGTTAACAATGGAAATACTTCCTACGTCCCCACTCAGACCATTGTCATCACCTTTAGAGGTCAACTTCTCCCAGAGAAAATTTTCTCCTACCGCGCAGCGGTAGAAATTGAAAGGTATACTTACCCGACAATTCAGTGCCATGCTTGCTGCAGGTTTGGCCATATGAAGGCTAGTTGCCGGTCCAAGCCTCGCTGCTACAAGTGTGCCCAGCCACACTTGGGTGAGACTTGCGATGCCGACCCTCCCACTTGCATCTACTGTTCCGGAAGTCATGCCTCCACTAGTAAAAATTGTCCTGAGCAAGCCAGACAGAAATCCATTAAAGTCATTATGTCGCAGGACAGCATCTCTTTCGCTGAAGCCGATGCTCGACTTCCTAAGAGCAGAAAATCATTCGCTGAAGTTACTGCTTCACAACCTATTGGCCCACCTGCAAACAAATCATACAAAAAGACTGTATACACACAGCGTAGGCCTAGGTCTCCCCTCAGTCCTGGTTACGACAGACTTGCCCATCAGGCACTTATCTCTTCCCCATCTTCCTCACTTCCTAATGGAAGTGCCCTCAACTCTATCACTTCTATCACCCCTAATGACAACTTATTAGACAATCTTCTTTCCTTAGTTGTTAGTCTGCTGGCTAAATTCAGCGACACAATACCGCCCCACGTTGCCCTAAAACTCAAGGAACTTACATCCTTCACCCAGAATGGCTCTGAACCCGATCCGGGTCCTCCAGTGGAATGCTCAGagccttaa